In a single window of the Candidatus Eisenbacteria bacterium genome:
- a CDS encoding ABC transporter ATP-binding protein has product MIDLQGVGKAYRTGAMKVMALRGIDLAIGQGEFVSVVGPSGSGKSTLMNIVGCLDTPTVGSYRLRGEEVAGFGADRLAEIRNRRIGFVFQNFNLLPLISAYENVEMPLLFKGMRTRERRERVEHLFEQVDLADRMNHKPTELSGGQMQRVAIARALACEPDIILADEPTGNLDSGAGKDIVHLFEELWEKGHTMVLITHDEFIAKRTRRIVQLHDGAVSSDERQ; this is encoded by the coding sequence CTGATCGATCTGCAGGGGGTCGGCAAGGCGTACCGGACCGGGGCGATGAAGGTGATGGCGCTTCGCGGGATCGATCTCGCCATAGGGCAGGGCGAGTTCGTCTCCGTCGTCGGCCCCTCGGGCTCGGGAAAATCGACGCTCATGAACATCGTGGGATGTCTCGACACGCCGACGGTGGGATCCTATCGCCTCCGCGGAGAAGAGGTGGCCGGCTTCGGCGCGGACCGCCTCGCGGAGATCCGGAACCGGAGGATCGGTTTCGTCTTCCAGAACTTCAATCTGCTTCCCCTCATCAGCGCCTACGAGAACGTGGAGATGCCGCTTCTCTTCAAGGGGATGCGGACGAGGGAGCGCCGGGAACGGGTGGAGCATCTCTTCGAACAGGTCGACCTGGCGGACCGGATGAATCACAAACCGACCGAGCTTTCGGGAGGACAGATGCAGCGGGTCGCCATCGCCCGGGCTCTCGCCTGCGAGCCGGACATCATCCTCGCCGACGAGCCGACGGGAAACCTCGATTCCGGCGCCGGCAAGGACATCGTCCATCTCTTCGAGGAGCTGTGGGAGAAGGGGCACACGATGGTGCTGATCACCCACGACGAGTTCATCGCCAAGAGAACCCGCCGGATCGTCCAGCTTCACGACGGCGCCGTCTCCTCCGACGAACGGCAATAG
- a CDS encoding HAMP domain-containing protein, translating to MFVRSRLLWKLYAGYVTLILGSAFIIGAFVSRGIERDSIARTRRNLEAEAILLREISWKALSGERDPSLQGRVEDLGGRIGTRFTVIRSDGVVIADSEMDPARMDNHGDRQEVRAARGGESGTATRFSDTVGMRMMYLAIPVRRGDHLLGFVRASLPLTDVDRRLGQIRAVVVLTVVIASALALLIGFFLARRVTEPLVRMTRAAMAVAGGEYDHPLEILSNDEVGDLGRAFNSMIEQLRARMETIVLDRNKVVAILSSMVEGVIAVDRSEKVLHINSVAARIIGADADRAVGRRISAATHVRTVSELLSRTMREVRDLTSETRVVSGGDERFIEMKASPLRDRDDRLAGAVLVLHDVTELRRLEAIRKDFVANISHELKTPVTAIRGLVETMIDDPEMEPARSRDFLGRINEQTARLTNLVTDLLAVSRLESKDGAADRELVDLRVPVRESLEGLLPVARSKGLHLETGIPEFPLPVSGDAEGLRQIADNLLDNALKYTPAGGKIWVRLRDDGSAVTLEVEDTGIGIDKEHQARIFERFYRVDKARSRRLGGTGLGLAIVKHQALAMGGSVSLESTPGAGSVFRVRFPSAAPRPAPPSPPSLFESGN from the coding sequence GTGTTCGTACGATCCCGTCTTCTCTGGAAGCTCTACGCGGGCTACGTCACCCTGATCCTGGGCAGCGCCTTCATCATCGGCGCCTTCGTCTCCCGCGGAATCGAACGCGACTCCATCGCTCGGACGCGCCGCAATCTCGAAGCGGAGGCGATCCTTCTCCGCGAGATCTCATGGAAGGCGCTATCCGGGGAGCGGGATCCTTCCCTTCAGGGCCGCGTTGAGGACCTGGGCGGCCGGATCGGGACACGTTTCACCGTGATCCGTTCCGACGGCGTAGTGATCGCCGATTCCGAGATGGACCCGGCGCGGATGGATAACCACGGGGACCGGCAGGAAGTGCGCGCCGCGCGCGGCGGCGAGTCGGGCACCGCCACACGATTCAGCGACACCGTCGGCATGCGGATGATGTATTTGGCCATCCCGGTGCGCCGCGGCGATCATCTTCTCGGCTTCGTCCGCGCTTCCCTTCCCCTCACCGACGTGGACCGGCGGCTCGGGCAGATCCGCGCCGTCGTGGTTCTCACCGTGGTGATCGCGTCGGCGCTCGCGCTCCTCATCGGATTCTTCCTCGCCCGCCGCGTCACCGAACCCCTGGTCCGCATGACCCGAGCCGCCATGGCCGTCGCGGGCGGCGAGTACGATCATCCACTCGAGATCCTCTCCAATGACGAGGTGGGGGATCTGGGCCGCGCCTTCAACAGCATGATCGAGCAGCTTCGGGCGCGGATGGAGACGATCGTCCTCGACCGGAACAAGGTGGTGGCGATCCTCTCCAGCATGGTGGAGGGGGTGATCGCCGTGGACCGTTCCGAAAAGGTCCTTCACATCAACTCCGTGGCGGCGCGGATCATCGGCGCCGACGCGGACCGGGCGGTGGGCCGGCGGATCTCGGCGGCCACTCACGTGCGGACCGTGAGCGAGCTGCTCTCCCGCACCATGCGGGAGGTGCGGGACCTCACCTCGGAAACGCGGGTCGTGTCGGGCGGGGACGAGCGGTTCATCGAGATGAAAGCCTCCCCGCTCCGGGACAGGGACGACCGGCTCGCCGGCGCGGTGCTGGTGCTCCACGACGTGACGGAACTCCGCCGCCTGGAAGCGATCCGCAAGGATTTCGTCGCCAACATCTCCCACGAGCTGAAGACGCCGGTCACGGCGATCCGGGGACTCGTGGAGACGATGATCGACGACCCGGAGATGGAGCCGGCGAGGTCGCGCGACTTTCTCGGCCGGATCAATGAGCAGACGGCGCGTCTCACCAACCTGGTCACCGATCTGCTCGCGGTTTCCCGGCTCGAATCGAAGGACGGCGCGGCGGATCGCGAGCTGGTGGACCTGCGTGTCCCGGTGCGGGAGTCTCTGGAGGGCCTTCTGCCGGTCGCCCGTTCGAAGGGGCTTCATTTGGAAACGGGGATACCGGAGTTTCCCCTGCCGGTTTCGGGCGACGCGGAAGGGCTCCGGCAGATCGCCGACAACCTGCTCGACAACGCCCTCAAGTACACTCCCGCGGGGGGAAAGATCTGGGTGCGCCTGCGGGACGACGGGAGCGCGGTGACCCTCGAGGTGGAGGACACGGGGATCGGCATCGACAAGGAGCATCAGGCCCGTATCTTCGAGAGGTTCTACCGCGTCGACAAGGCCCGTTCCCGGCGGCTCGGCGGAACCGGGCTCGGTCTGGCGATCGTCAAGCATCAGGCACTCGCCATGGGCGGATCGGTTTCCCTGGAGAGCACGCCCGGCGCGGGGAGCGTCTTTCGTGTCCGCTTCCCCTCCGCCGCGCCGCGCCCCGCTCCGCCCTCCCCTCCGTCGCTCTTCGAATCCGGGAACTGA
- a CDS encoding ABC transporter permease: MTHGPGLVFRLFARTARVQRKRMGMTVMAIAWGTISIILLLSFGEGMKRSMNEGRRGLGTGIMVVWAGETSRAYAGFPAGRRIWTRPDDLDLIRGSIPEIAQMSGEMIRWGTQLTVGRKTLNKKVIGVQPEYGDMRAHFPEPGGRFIDRFDEELKRRVLFLGFTVKRELFGDEEAVGKTVLLNGAPFTVIGVMKEKRQMGMYGGPDENHAAMPFSTFLAIFGDPYNDDIVIRPRTPEQTELVERRVREVLASKYRFDAEDQRALNIWDVGESARQMNAMMLGIQIFLGIIGGLTLLIGGMGVANIMYAVVRQRTRTIGVQMALGARRVWVMGPIVLEAVVLTALGGAIGAPVGYGIVRAVAFVVSRSDSEALAFMGEPTFSLPIALATVLLLGMVGLLAGFFPSRKAATVQPAVALRFE; encoded by the coding sequence ATGACCCACGGGCCGGGACTCGTCTTCCGTCTCTTCGCACGAACCGCGCGGGTACAGCGGAAGCGCATGGGGATGACCGTGATGGCGATCGCCTGGGGAACCATCTCCATCATCCTGCTTCTCTCCTTCGGCGAGGGGATGAAGCGGAGCATGAACGAAGGAAGGCGCGGGCTCGGCACGGGGATCATGGTGGTTTGGGCGGGCGAGACGAGCCGCGCCTACGCCGGATTCCCGGCGGGGCGGCGGATCTGGACGCGGCCGGACGACCTGGATCTGATCCGTGGCAGCATCCCCGAGATCGCTCAGATGAGCGGAGAGATGATCCGCTGGGGAACCCAGCTCACCGTGGGCCGGAAGACGCTGAATAAAAAAGTGATCGGCGTGCAGCCGGAGTACGGCGACATGCGCGCCCACTTCCCCGAGCCGGGGGGGCGGTTCATCGACCGTTTCGACGAGGAGCTGAAACGCCGCGTTCTCTTTCTGGGCTTCACGGTCAAGAGGGAGCTTTTCGGTGACGAGGAGGCGGTGGGGAAAACGGTTCTATTGAACGGCGCCCCCTTCACCGTGATCGGCGTGATGAAGGAGAAGCGGCAGATGGGGATGTACGGCGGTCCCGACGAGAACCACGCCGCCATGCCCTTCAGCACCTTCCTGGCGATCTTCGGCGATCCTTACAACGACGACATCGTGATCCGGCCGCGAACGCCGGAGCAGACCGAGTTGGTCGAACGGCGGGTGCGGGAGGTGCTCGCCTCCAAATACCGTTTCGACGCGGAGGATCAGAGGGCGCTCAACATCTGGGACGTGGGGGAATCGGCGCGGCAGATGAACGCCATGATGCTCGGCATCCAGATTTTTCTCGGGATCATCGGCGGTCTCACCCTGCTGATCGGCGGGATGGGCGTGGCGAACATCATGTATGCGGTGGTGCGGCAGAGGACGCGCACCATCGGAGTGCAGATGGCCCTCGGCGCGCGCCGGGTATGGGTGATGGGGCCGATCGTCTTGGAGGCTGTCGTGCTGACCGCTCTGGGCGGCGCGATCGGCGCGCCCGTCGGCTACGGCATCGTCCGCGCCGTGGCGTTCGTCGTGAGCCGGAGCGACAGCGAAGCGCTCGCCTTCATGGGCGAGCCGACCTTCTCGCTCCCCATCGCGCTCGCCACGGTTCTGTTGCTCGGGATGGTCGGGCTGCTGGCGGGGTTTTTTCCCTCCCGCAAGGCGGCGACTGTTCAGCCCGCGGTGGCGCTCCGGTTCGAATAA
- a CDS encoding carbohydrate binding family 9 domain-containing protein, whose amino-acid sequence MPTARKTAPSLLALILFCAAPAAPLRAEDGPPARAARAEPVEAGAIRVDGRLDEAAWRTAAFTGDLLQKDPDEGAPSTRRTEVAFLYDREALYVGARLFTEDPGAIRAAVARRDNSGNAERLIVTFDTYHDRRTAVSFAVTAAGVRIDYHHPEDEEQSRDYSFDPVWEARTARSGEGWTAEMRIPFSQLRFRDHPEQVWGLNLNRWMPDRNEDAYWALIPKEESGYASRFGELAGIEGIRPSSRMEVIPYFAAEANITGGVDDADPFRDETETATRAGADFKMGLGPNLTLEGTVNPDFGQVEADPAEVNLTAYETFFEERRPFFIEGSSLLGGEGPDYFYSRRIGAAPHLDAEGDYADAPQNATILGAAKLTGRLNRGLSLGALGAVTAREYARVYTESTGAFSRVKTEPLTGYGVLRLQQEFGDEGSTWGFMLTGAGRDMSDGEPVASELVRSAVTGGADWTWRFGDHAYALTGHVGFSHVRGDSSAILRVQRSSAHYYQRPDADHVDLDSSRTSLTGHAFALELEKNAGRHWLWEGSVSFESPGFELNDLGELQSADDIDARASLRYRETAPGPLLRDYSIGLYNLRSWNYGGDAVGGGHEINANVTWRNHWTSWCGYYIGPRRKSDSLTRGGPLMETLRLHNAWIGGSTNHASDVRGEIGAACYWWETGGWRREAEATLSVRTGGRWEFSLEPYYGRTEEPRQYVATIDGGREETYGKRYVFSRIERSTARARFRLTYAFHPDLTLEAYAEPFAASGRYYEFGELEAAGSRNLIVYGEEGGTTIAGSEDGSRTVTDGDAQFVLGDRDFRVLSFRSNVVLRWEWRPGSTLYLVWQQNREAEENPSGFVGGRDLVDSITSEGDHFLGLKISYWLPLS is encoded by the coding sequence GTGCCGACAGCGAGGAAAACCGCACCGTCCCTTCTCGCGCTGATCCTCTTCTGCGCCGCTCCGGCCGCGCCTCTTCGAGCCGAAGACGGCCCGCCCGCGCGCGCCGCCCGGGCCGAACCGGTCGAGGCGGGCGCGATCCGGGTCGACGGCCGCCTCGACGAAGCGGCGTGGCGAACCGCGGCATTCACCGGCGACCTCCTGCAGAAGGATCCGGACGAAGGCGCCCCCTCCACGCGCCGCACCGAGGTCGCGTTCCTCTACGACCGGGAGGCGCTCTACGTGGGCGCGCGCCTGTTCACCGAAGACCCCGGCGCGATCCGCGCCGCCGTCGCGCGGCGGGACAACTCCGGGAACGCGGAACGGTTGATCGTCACCTTCGACACCTATCACGACCGCCGCACGGCCGTATCGTTCGCCGTCACCGCCGCGGGGGTGCGCATCGACTACCATCACCCCGAGGATGAGGAGCAGAGCCGGGACTACTCCTTCGACCCGGTCTGGGAAGCCCGTACCGCGCGGAGCGGCGAAGGGTGGACCGCGGAGATGCGGATCCCCTTCTCGCAGCTCCGCTTTCGCGACCACCCGGAACAGGTGTGGGGCCTCAACCTGAACCGATGGATGCCGGACCGGAACGAGGACGCCTACTGGGCGCTCATCCCGAAGGAGGAGAGCGGCTACGCCTCCCGCTTCGGCGAGCTGGCCGGAATCGAGGGGATCCGCCCCTCGAGCCGGATGGAGGTGATCCCCTATTTCGCCGCCGAGGCGAACATCACCGGCGGCGTGGACGACGCCGATCCCTTCCGGGACGAAACGGAAACGGCGACGCGCGCCGGCGCCGATTTCAAGATGGGGCTCGGGCCGAACCTGACCCTCGAAGGGACGGTGAATCCGGACTTCGGCCAGGTGGAAGCGGACCCGGCGGAGGTCAACCTGACCGCCTACGAGACCTTCTTCGAAGAGCGCCGCCCCTTTTTCATCGAGGGATCGAGCCTCCTCGGAGGCGAGGGGCCGGACTACTTCTACTCCCGGCGCATCGGCGCCGCCCCCCATCTCGACGCGGAGGGGGACTACGCGGACGCGCCGCAGAACGCCACCATCCTCGGCGCCGCCAAGCTGACGGGCCGGCTGAACCGCGGCCTCTCCCTGGGCGCCCTCGGCGCCGTCACCGCCCGGGAATACGCCCGCGTCTACACCGAGTCGACGGGCGCCTTCTCACGGGTCAAGACGGAACCGCTCACCGGGTACGGCGTGCTCCGCCTGCAGCAGGAGTTCGGCGACGAGGGTTCCACGTGGGGTTTCATGCTGACCGGCGCCGGACGGGACATGAGCGACGGCGAGCCGGTCGCCTCCGAGCTGGTCCGGAGCGCCGTCACCGGCGGCGCGGACTGGACGTGGCGTTTCGGGGACCACGCCTACGCCCTCACCGGGCATGTCGGCTTCAGTCACGTGCGCGGGGACTCCTCCGCGATCCTTCGCGTCCAAAGATCGAGCGCCCATTACTATCAGCGCCCCGACGCGGACCACGTCGATCTCGACTCCTCGCGGACGTCGCTCACCGGCCACGCCTTCGCGCTGGAGCTGGAGAAAAACGCCGGGAGACACTGGCTTTGGGAAGGGAGCGTCTCCTTCGAGTCTCCCGGTTTCGAGCTGAACGATCTGGGTGAACTGCAATCGGCGGACGACATCGACGCGCGGGCGAGCCTTCGCTACCGGGAGACCGCGCCGGGCCCGCTGCTGCGCGACTACTCCATCGGCCTTTACAATCTGCGCTCGTGGAACTACGGCGGCGACGCCGTCGGCGGTGGGCATGAAATCAACGCGAACGTGACCTGGCGGAACCATTGGACGAGTTGGTGCGGCTACTACATCGGGCCGCGCCGGAAGAGCGACTCCCTCACCCGGGGCGGGCCTCTCATGGAGACACTGCGGCTCCACAACGCGTGGATCGGCGGCTCGACCAACCACGCCTCCGACGTCCGCGGGGAAATCGGGGCCGCCTGCTACTGGTGGGAAACGGGCGGGTGGAGGCGCGAAGCGGAGGCGACCCTATCGGTCCGGACGGGCGGGCGCTGGGAGTTCTCCCTCGAGCCGTATTACGGCCGCACCGAGGAACCCCGGCAGTACGTGGCGACCATCGACGGCGGCCGCGAGGAAACCTACGGGAAGCGTTACGTCTTCTCGCGGATCGAACGGTCCACGGCGAGGGCGCGGTTCCGGCTGACGTACGCCTTCCATCCGGACCTCACCCTCGAGGCGTACGCCGAGCCCTTCGCCGCGAGCGGGCGATACTACGAATTCGGGGAACTGGAAGCCGCCGGAAGCCGAAACCTGATCGTGTACGGGGAAGAGGGGGGAACCACGATCGCCGGGAGCGAGGACGGCTCCCGGACCGTCACCGACGGAGACGCCCAGTTCGTCCTCGGTGATAGGGATTTCCGGGTTCTCTCCTTCCGGAGCAACGTGGTCCTCCGATGGGAGTGGCGCCCGGGAAGCACGCTCTACCTCGTCTGGCAGCAGAACCGGGAGGCGGAAGAAAACCCGTCGGGGTTCGTGGGGGGACGGGATCTGGTCGACAGCATCACGAGCGAAGGGGATCACTTCCTCGGCCTGAAGATCTCCTACTGGCTCCCGCTTTCGTGA
- a CDS encoding response regulator transcription factor: MPPKKPHVVVIEDEPDIVEVIAYNLSREGFIVSPVLNGEEGLRKVRKEAPDLVLLDLMLPGIDGVEICKKLKSDPGTRGIPVIMVTAKGDESDVVLGLGVGADDYLTKPFSPKELVARVKAVLRRGPVKEGVSGETRIRVRNVVIDVGRHEITIGGERVDFTHTEFRLLGVLASRPGWVFSRYELLNQVVGPDTVVIDRSVDVHVNSIRKKLGRHRDLIQTVRGAGYKFLEVAE; encoded by the coding sequence ATTCCGCCGAAGAAACCGCATGTCGTGGTGATCGAGGACGAGCCGGACATCGTCGAGGTCATCGCCTATAATTTGAGCCGAGAAGGATTCATCGTATCCCCCGTGTTGAACGGCGAAGAGGGGCTGCGGAAGGTCCGGAAAGAGGCGCCCGATCTGGTGCTTCTCGACCTGATGCTTCCGGGCATCGACGGCGTGGAGATCTGTAAGAAGCTCAAGTCGGATCCCGGTACCCGCGGCATTCCGGTCATCATGGTCACCGCCAAGGGGGACGAGAGCGACGTGGTGCTGGGCCTCGGCGTGGGCGCCGACGACTATCTGACCAAACCCTTCAGCCCCAAGGAGCTGGTGGCCCGCGTCAAGGCGGTCCTCCGCCGCGGCCCGGTGAAGGAAGGCGTGTCCGGAGAAACCCGCATCCGGGTGCGGAACGTGGTGATCGACGTGGGGCGCCACGAGATCACCATCGGCGGCGAGCGGGTCGATTTCACCCACACCGAGTTTCGCCTTCTCGGCGTTCTCGCCTCCCGGCCCGGATGGGTCTTCAGCCGTTACGAGCTGCTCAATCAGGTCGTCGGCCCGGACACGGTGGTGATCGACCGGAGCGTGGACGTGCATGTCAATTCGATCCGCAAGAAACTCGGCAGACATCGCGACCTGATTCAGACCGTCCGCGGCGCGGGGTACAAATTCCTGGAGGTCGCCGAATAG